CTTTACTTGAAGAATTTGTCTTCCGTAAAGTGTTGTTCGGTGAAATTTACAATGCGATTAAAGCCAGTCCTGTAACGAAATTCATCATCGCGACAACAATCAGTTCTGCCATTTTTGCAGTGGCACATGCTGATTTAATACATTTTGCTGTTTACTTCGTGATGGGTGTTATCTTCTCTGGATTTTATATCTACACAAAACGTTTAAGTGTGTCAATCGGTATTCATATGGCTCAAAACGCACTCGTCGCGCTCATTCAATTTTCAATTCCAGAAGAAGTCATGGAAAAAGCAATCGAACAAGCACAATTTATTTTATTCTTCATATAACACACAAAAGACCTTGTTCTGATCACTTCAGAACAAGGTCTTTCTTTTATGTCATTCGACTATTTTGAGAAGTCGAGTACTTTACGTCCTTGGATAGTACCTTTTTCCATTTCTTCAAATACTTTTGGTGCTTCGTCTACAGAAACTTTTTCAACAACTGGTACGACAAGCCCTTGTGCACCAAATGCGAATGCTTCTTCTAAGTCTTTACGTGTACCTACAAGAGATCCGACAACACGGATACCGTCAAGTACTGTTTTTACGATACTTAAGTCCATGTATTCAGATGGTAAACCAACAGCAACAACTGTTCCACCTGCACGAACACTATCGATTGCTTGGTTGAATGCTACTTTAGATACAGCTGTTACTACAACACCGTGACAACCACCTGTTTTTTCTTGAATGTACGCACCCACATCTTCTACTTCTTTACCATTTACAATTAAGTCGGCACCTACTTCTTTCGCTAACTCAAGTTTGTCATTATTAATATCTACAGCAACAACTTGTGCGTTGAATACTTTTTTAGCGTATTGAACCGCTAAGTTACCAAGACCACCCGCACCATATACGGCAATCCATTGACCTGGTGCAGCGCCCGCTTCTTTGATTGCTTTATAAGTCGTAACACCTGCACATGTAATAGATGATGCTTGTGCTGAATCTAAACCGTCTGGTACTTTAACCGCATAGTCAGCTGTGACAACGGCATATTCACTCATACCACCATCAACACTGTATCCTGCGTTTTTAACACTACGGCATAATGTTTCGCGACCTGTTGTACAGTATTCACAGTGTCCACAGCCTTCAAAGAACCATGCGATAGATACGCGATCTCCCACTTTTAGTGATGTTACACCTTCGCCAATGTCTTCAACAATACCGATACCTTCATGTCCTAAAATACGTCCTGGTACTGCACCAAAGTCACCATGTGCAACGTGTAAGTCTGTATGACAAACACCACAACAATCAACTTTTACTAACGCTTCACCATGACCAATTGTTGGCATTTCATGTTCTACTACTTCTACACCCGTACTCTCTTTATTTACAACAACAGCTTTCATATTCATTACCTCCGTCATTTCGTTTTTCAAATGTACTTTCTTTTCTCTACACCTATATTGTGAATTAATTCACAATATTTGTCAAGCACTTTTATACCGCTAGATACACCACCTTTTGGGAATAAATGAAAAACATTGAGAGTAAAAATATTTAACGATTATAGCTGCATTGGGTCGTCTTTTTTACTGAATAATCAGAAATATTATACAATATAAGTGTACTATTACCTTATTAAAAATGCCAGTATTTTAAATTTTGCTATATCATCCCCCTTGACCCTAACGTTACGTCATACCCTATAGTTGTTATTGAAGGAGGTGAAAGCCATGACCATGAAAGTAAAAGATGTTGCAAATCTAGTTGGCATCAGTATCCGTACACTACATCACTACAACAAAATTGGATTGTTAATTCCTGAAGAAATAACTGATTCAGGTTACAGACTCTATTCAGAACAAAATTTGGAAACACTGCAGCAAATACTATTTTTTAAAGAACTTGGGTTTACGTTACATGAGATTAAAAATATTTTAAACAATCCTTCTTTTGATCAACATGAAGCTTTGATTTTACAGAGAAAAATGTTATTAGAGAAACGCCATAACATTGATAACATGATTGAAACAGTAGATAAAACAATTGAACATTTAACAGGAGGTATTCAAATGACAAATAAAGAAAGATTTAATGGATTCAGTACGGAGTATAACCAATATGAACAAGAGGCACGTCGTCGTTGGGGTGATGATGCTGTGAATGAAACAAATGCAAAACTTGAAAGCATGTCAAAAGATGGACAACAAGATTTATCGGAGAAATGGGATATGATTTTTAACAAACTGGCAAACCTTCGTGATCATTCTCCTGAATCACAAAAAGTGCAAGCAGCTATTAAAGAATGGTATCACTTTTTAAATAAAAATTTCAGTCATTATTCACTGGAAGCTTTCACTGGATTAGGACAACTTTATATTCAGGATGCGCGTTTCACAGATCATATTGATCAATATGGAGAAGGATTGTCGCAATTCATGAGTGAGGCCATGGCCATCTTTGCCAAAAGTCAAAAGAGTGGTAAAGAGGATAACTAGATTAATGCGTTTTGTATCTATACACTTTAGCGCATTTTAGAAAAAAGATAATGGGATGGCGCTGAGCACTATGTCTCAGCCCTATCCCATTTCTTGTCAGTGTTCAAGGAGCAGGATTTTCAACAGAATTTCGCAATTCGATAAATTAAAAAGCAATTTTACTCATTGCTCTGATTCTGCTCAAATCCTAAACGCTCCTTTCACAACCTCGTTCTTGTCTACAAACCTTTTCGATTAAATAAGAAATACACAACACCTGCAAATACGATACCTAACGAACCAAAAATGAGCCAACCAAATGGATGTGTCTCTGCTTCGTTATTGTCGATATCGTCTCCTTTATCATCACGTACATCATGAAATGTCTGCTTTTGCTCAATTTGTTGCTCTTTATCTTCATGTTGACGCGATGCAATAGGCTTCTTATTGTTGCTTTTCAAATCAGGCATGCTCCCAATTTCTTCTGTAATTAAGCCAAGTACTTGTTTATCAAGATTCTTGTAATAATCTTTTATCGCTAACGGACGAAAGGCTTGATATCGAAAATAATCCGAATCTTGCTGTATACGATTGAGAAATTCATTATCTTTAAACGTCACTTTCTGTTCTAATGACTGAATAGACGCTTGATTCACAGTCCCTTTCGTAGTGATCTGTTCAAATCGTTCCATCGCAAGTGGATTGTATTTAAAACTAGTATGCAAATGAGCGGCAGCCGGTGAAGATAACAATGCTGCATTGTCATGGACCTGTTGTATATTTTGACGCTGTGCTGATGGTTGATATGACGGGTTACCTTGTGATGACTGCCCAGATGATGATTGATCTGTTACATCTTCATCTGTTGGATCTTCCATTTCTTCTTGACCTTCTTCTGTAATGATAGCTGAGTCAGGTTTGGTCTCAACAGAAGGTGGCTCTTCATAGCCATCTTCTTCTTTAACCACTGGTGGATCTGATGGTTCCTCATTCTTCTGATCTTCTTGCCTTGGTGTTTCTGTCATATCAGTATCAGGTGTTTCGACTGCTTCTCCAGTATCAATCTCTGGCTCATCTGGCGCTGTTTTTGGCTGATCTATATTAGTTTCAGTAGTTTCATCAGTTTGTGGTTCACTCACTTCATTCACTTCTTCAGCATAGGCTTGTGATGCACCCATTATCATGATTGACGTCAAACTGGCTAACATATATTTTTTTAAAAAGTGTTGGGACATCTATAACCATCCTTTCAAAATAGATAAAATGATAAAACCATAAGAAATAAGGTATCTGATATGATTTTTAACATTCCGCTTCTATAGTTCAACGATCAACGTTTCTAACAATTAAGTTTGTTATCATCGTTTACTTTCAATTTACCTATCACATTATAAGTGTTTTCCAATGTAATTACTACTACTTCTTAAGATCACATGTATTTCATTCACTTTGATAATTGTCGGATTATTTAGTAAACTTTATTTATAACTTTCCGACAAGGAGTGTTTTGATGAAGATACAATTATTACAATTTAATATAACACCTGGTGATATTACGGCAAATGAAAAAAAGATAACAGATCTCTTTGGGCATGCTATCGATTCTGATACAGATGTGGTTGTATTACCAGAGATGTGGAACAATGGTTATGCATTAACAGAACTTCAACAAAAAGCGGACCAATCATTATCACGTACAAAACCTTTTTTACAACAACTTGCAACACAATATGATGTAGACATTGTAGCAGGCTCTGTGTCCAATCATGAAGTAGATGATCTTTATAATACTGCCCTCACAGTCAGTCGTACAGGTGACATACTCTATCAATACAATAAAATTCATTTAGTACCTATGTTAGATGAACCTAAATATTTAACTGCTGGAGATCATGTGCCACATACTTTTAATCTATCAGACGGTACACCTGTCTCACAAATCATTTGTTATGACTTGCGTTTCCCAGAATTATCATGTTACCCTGCCGCAGAAGGTGCAAAAATAATTTTTTATGTTGCTCAATGGCCAGATGTTCGCTTAAATCATTGGCGTCAACTACTTCAGGCGCGTGCCATAGAAAATGATATGTATGTGGTTGCAGTGAATAGTTGTGGTTCAGACGGCAAAACAACATACGCAGGTCATTCGATGGTCATCGATCCGAACGGTGTCATTATCGCAGAAACATCTGAAGAAGAAAAAGTTTGTACCGTTAACCTAGACCTATCAACAGTCGATGCACAACGTCAGGCTATTCCAGTTTTTGATAATATGCGCCCGGATGTTTACCGTTATGCTAAAAAATAAATATTCGCACCATAACAAAGCAGACAAGTTTGGGAGAGACTTGTATGCTTTATTTCGTATTAGGGAATGTAATACATTTCAAATATTACTATTATCTTTATGTTATGGTTGGGAATTATGAACAATATTAATACCTTGCTGCTTAAGATGCTTCTAATTAAATATGAAACTTGGGAATTTCATATTTAATACTTTCTAATCATTGTCTGAAAAAACGGGACTACTTCGTAAATTTTTGTACTGTGTTAGCAATAAGTTTTACAAATTCAACGATTGTACCTAAGATATCTGCTACCATTATTGCCACCTCCTACTCACAAAATATTACAAATCAACTTTCTACCTTCATGTGTACACTGAGCGAAGAATACAACATTAGGGTGAATCAGCTTCAGTCACGATTCAAGATTATGTATTGAATGACTAAAGTGATGTTGCTTATATTACAACATGCTTTTTCCAATTTGTGTGCATTATTGCGTAGATGGCTGATATAGGTGCTTATCTGTTCTCTTTATATGTTAAAATAAGCTTATCATAGCAAATATTGACAGTTAGGCATTAAAACACAACAGTTAGGCAAAAAACGACTTTCGTGAAACGTTATCATCTATAATATGAAACAAGGAGGAAAGCCCTTGCAAATCATTGATAATGGTATTGAGACATTAGCTCGAAAAATACAAAAACATCAAAACTTAGACCACATCGACTTTTTAAAATTACGACTCGGCATTCAAATTGTCGCCATCAACTTTTTCAAAGCGATTGTAACGTATGGTCTTGCTCTCCTCTTAAACACTGTTTTATACACACTAACTGTTCACGTAAGTTATATTCTTGTACGCCGTTTTTCACATGGTGCACATGCAAAGTCTTCGCT
This region of Staphylococcus sp. IVB6240 genomic DNA includes:
- the adhP gene encoding alcohol dehydrogenase AdhP codes for the protein MKAVVVNKESTGVEVVEHEMPTIGHGEALVKVDCCGVCHTDLHVAHGDFGAVPGRILGHEGIGIVEDIGEGVTSLKVGDRVSIAWFFEGCGHCEYCTTGRETLCRSVKNAGYSVDGGMSEYAVVTADYAVKVPDGLDSAQASSITCAGVTTYKAIKEAGAAPGQWIAVYGAGGLGNLAVQYAKKVFNAQVVAVDINNDKLELAKEVGADLIVNGKEVEDVGAYIQEKTGGCHGVVVTAVSKVAFNQAIDSVRAGGTVVAVGLPSEYMDLSIVKTVLDGIRVVGSLVGTRKDLEEAFAFGAQGLVVPVVEKVSVDEAPKVFEEMEKGTIQGRKVLDFSK
- a CDS encoding MerR family transcriptional regulator → MTMKVKDVANLVGISIRTLHHYNKIGLLIPEEITDSGYRLYSEQNLETLQQILFFKELGFTLHEIKNILNNPSFDQHEALILQRKMLLEKRHNIDNMIETVDKTIEHLTGGIQMTNKERFNGFSTEYNQYEQEARRRWGDDAVNETNAKLESMSKDGQQDLSEKWDMIFNKLANLRDHSPESQKVQAAIKEWYHFLNKNFSHYSLEAFTGLGQLYIQDARFTDHIDQYGEGLSQFMSEAMAIFAKSQKSGKEDN
- a CDS encoding SdrH family protein, with the translated sequence MSQHFLKKYMLASLTSIMIMGASQAYAEEVNEVSEPQTDETTETNIDQPKTAPDEPEIDTGEAVETPDTDMTETPRQEDQKNEEPSDPPVVKEEDGYEEPPSVETKPDSAIITEEGQEEMEDPTDEDVTDQSSSGQSSQGNPSYQPSAQRQNIQQVHDNAALLSSPAAAHLHTSFKYNPLAMERFEQITTKGTVNQASIQSLEQKVTFKDNEFLNRIQQDSDYFRYQAFRPLAIKDYYKNLDKQVLGLITEEIGSMPDLKSNNKKPIASRQHEDKEQQIEQKQTFHDVRDDKGDDIDNNEAETHPFGWLIFGSLGIVFAGVVYFLFNRKGL
- a CDS encoding carbon-nitrogen family hydrolase translates to MKIQLLQFNITPGDITANEKKITDLFGHAIDSDTDVVVLPEMWNNGYALTELQQKADQSLSRTKPFLQQLATQYDVDIVAGSVSNHEVDDLYNTALTVSRTGDILYQYNKIHLVPMLDEPKYLTAGDHVPHTFNLSDGTPVSQIICYDLRFPELSCYPAAEGAKIIFYVAQWPDVRLNHWRQLLQARAIENDMYVVAVNSCGSDGKTTYAGHSMVIDPNGVIIAETSEEEKVCTVNLDLSTVDAQRQAIPVFDNMRPDVYRYAKK